Proteins encoded by one window of Ktedonobacterales bacterium:
- a CDS encoding DUF1998 domain-containing protein: MTYGAEAKKHYVGDLRPHQLLTTFGVGAVVDLPNLSVMVMGLEDWQTQPMTEIGEERLRQWVRILLGYQVDRLLALPVSQDSGPWNERALGENALVGVPVAAFPRWMVCPFCRLLAPLDSDLFELKAHPFHPENTRYLHRNCQRAARPPAAIPARFLVACQNGHLDDFPWDYFVHQGPTDCQSLLRLREFGVSGEAADIQVFCEVCQRGRPMSAAFGEEAKASMPLCRGRRPHLRDYEEDGCTEQMRTILLGASNSWFPVLLSALSVPTAVDRLGQLVDMHWHVLERTHNVQEVALLRDIGSLPQFGSYSAEEIWEAVERKRSGQDTAAARPTNIKVPEWTIFTHPEEAPSLPQFRMKAAPVPSRYQGTFSRIALIERLREVLALVGFTRITSPNDFGSAEEVQGELSYAPLSRQPTRWAPASEVHGEGIFIQFDEQTIQHWLHAIPAVERRRQEFRVAHHRWCQQRHLDPQQIRFPDARYILLHTFAHALMRQLSLACGYTAASLRERIYSLPPDHEDGPMAGVLIYTAAPDSEGTLGGLVSLGQPEQLERHIDAALERMRWCASDPLCAEHSPLTEMVVLHAAACHACLFVPETSCERGNKYLDRSLLVPTIEHPDLAFFDTSEPKKSR; this comes from the coding sequence GTGACCTACGGAGCAGAAGCCAAAAAGCATTATGTGGGCGATTTGCGCCCGCATCAGTTGCTCACCACTTTTGGCGTGGGAGCAGTGGTGGACCTGCCCAACCTCTCTGTTATGGTGATGGGCCTGGAAGACTGGCAGACGCAGCCTATGACCGAGATTGGCGAGGAGCGGCTGCGCCAATGGGTCCGTATCCTGCTAGGCTATCAGGTAGATCGCCTGCTCGCGCTGCCGGTGTCACAGGATAGTGGCCCCTGGAACGAGCGCGCCCTGGGAGAAAACGCGCTGGTAGGTGTGCCGGTGGCCGCGTTTCCACGCTGGATGGTCTGCCCGTTCTGCCGACTCCTGGCCCCGCTGGACTCCGATCTCTTCGAGTTGAAGGCCCATCCCTTCCACCCCGAGAATACACGCTATCTGCACCGCAACTGCCAGCGGGCGGCCCGCCCTCCGGCAGCCATTCCGGCGCGCTTTCTCGTCGCCTGCCAGAACGGCCACCTCGATGATTTTCCCTGGGACTATTTTGTCCACCAGGGACCAACTGATTGCCAGTCACTCCTGCGGCTCCGCGAGTTCGGCGTATCTGGCGAAGCAGCGGACATCCAGGTCTTCTGCGAGGTCTGCCAGCGCGGACGCCCGATGTCGGCAGCCTTTGGCGAGGAGGCCAAAGCGTCCATGCCGCTTTGCCGGGGTCGCCGTCCCCACCTGCGCGACTATGAGGAGGACGGCTGCACCGAGCAGATGAGAACGATTCTACTGGGAGCCTCCAATAGCTGGTTCCCGGTGCTGCTTTCCGCGCTCTCGGTGCCGACGGCGGTTGACCGGCTCGGCCAGTTAGTGGATATGCACTGGCATGTGCTGGAAAGGACTCACAACGTGCAGGAGGTCGCGCTCCTGCGTGATATTGGTTCCCTACCGCAGTTTGGCAGCTACAGCGCCGAAGAAATCTGGGAGGCTGTGGAACGCAAGCGGAGCGGGCAGGACACCGCCGCAGCCAGGCCGACCAACATCAAAGTGCCGGAGTGGACCATCTTTACCCATCCCGAAGAGGCTCCCAGCCTCCCACAGTTTCGGATGAAAGCCGCCCCGGTGCCGTCTCGCTACCAGGGCACCTTCTCGCGCATTGCCCTGATCGAACGGCTGCGCGAAGTGCTGGCATTAGTGGGGTTTACGCGCATCACCTCCCCCAATGATTTTGGCAGCGCAGAGGAGGTGCAGGGCGAACTGAGCTACGCGCCCCTCTCGCGCCAGCCGACGCGCTGGGCGCCCGCCTCGGAGGTGCACGGCGAGGGCATCTTCATCCAGTTTGATGAGCAAACCATTCAACACTGGCTACACGCCATCCCAGCCGTTGAGCGCCGACGGCAGGAGTTTCGGGTGGCACATCACCGCTGGTGCCAGCAGCGCCACCTTGACCCCCAGCAGATTCGCTTCCCAGATGCGCGCTATATCTTGCTGCATACCTTCGCGCACGCGCTGATGCGCCAGCTGTCGCTGGCCTGCGGCTACACAGCGGCAAGCCTACGAGAGCGCATCTACTCGCTGCCACCAGATCACGAGGATGGCCCGATGGCCGGGGTACTCATCTACACGGCTGCGCCCGATAGCGAGGGAACCCTGGGAGGTCTGGTGAGCCTGGGCCAACCTGAGCAGCTAGAAAGGCACATTGATGCCGCGCTGGAACGGATGCGCTGGTGTGCGTCGGATCCTCTCTGCGCCGAGCATTCGCCTCTCACGGAGATGGTCGTCTTGCACGCGGCGGCCTGCCACGCCTGCCTCTTCGTGCCAGAAACCTCCTGCGAGCGCGGCAACAAATATCTGGACCGTTCGCTCCTGGTGCCCACCATTGAGCATCCCGATCTCGCGTTCTTTGATACCAGCGAACCCAAAAAGAGCCGTTAA